CGCCAGTTTGAAGGACAAACCTATCGCTTAAGGGCACAATTGCGCGCTCGGCAACAAAGTCGCGATCAGCAGATTCTGCAACAAGATATTTTGACCGAACAGACTCAACTACTGTTAGGCACTAGTCCACCTACGGTGACAGTAAAATTACCTGAAAAGGTGACCGTGGGTCAGCAGTTTAGCTTTGATGCCATTGTGCAGGAACCCTTGGGCAATGATTTTTTGTTAGGAGCTGTTACCGAAGAAGCAGTGCGCCCAACAAATTACTTTGGTTCTGCACCCACTAAGCTAGAACCCTTGGCAGCAGGGGGAATCTTTAAGATTGGTCGTGCCCCTCAAGAAAAAGCCGATCGCTGGATTTCTGCAATTTTGGTGCGCCGGGGTGGAATTACCATCGTCACCCAACGGTTGCGCGTTGTTGAGCGTTAGGCAGTCTGGGCAGCAACTGGCGCTAGTTGCAAGGGAATCTCAATCGTGAAGGTTGTTCCTTTCCCTGGTTCTGACGTACAGTACAGTCGCCCACCATGTTTCTCAGTGATGATTTGGTAACTGATCGACAGCCCTAACCCAGTGCCTTTGCCCACAGGCTTAGTGGTGAAAAATGGATCAAACAGCCGCTGTCTGGCTTGCTCAGGAATCCCTAAACCATTGTCGGCAATTTG
The window above is part of the Cyanobacteriota bacterium genome. Proteins encoded here:
- a CDS encoding nuclear transport factor 2 family protein, which codes for RQFEGQTYRLRAQLRARQQSRDQQILQQDILTEQTQLLLGTSPPTVTVKLPEKVTVGQQFSFDAIVQEPLGNDFLLGAVTEEAVRPTNYFGSAPTKLEPLAAGGIFKIGRAPQEKADRWISAILVRRGGITIVTQRLRVVER